GGCCTAGTCTGCCCCTCTCCTCTTCACCATGGAGGCTATCTCCCTTACCAGCCTTTCCACCCTCCTGTAGGCCGTTGTGACGTCCTTTTCGGCGCACCAGCCTTCGTAGAAGCAGGTGTGCATCTCGTTGCCCGCGGCCCAGGCGTCGCTGACCCATTCTCCTAGCTCTTTTTCGAGCACCCTCTTGTACATCCATAGCTCCCGGTGGCTGGTGAGCCTCTTGCCGCCCCTCCACCACGCGTAGGCCTTCACGGCCAGCGCAGCAGCGCCCCAAGCCTTCCCG
The window above is part of the Pyrodictium abyssi genome. Proteins encoded here:
- a CDS encoding PaREP1 family protein; this encodes MERGDVRQAAGKAWGAAALAVKAYAWWRGGKRLTSHRELWMYKRVLEKELGEWVSDAWAAGNEMHTCFYEGWCAEKDVTTAYRRVERLVREIASMVKRRGAD